A single window of Liolophura sinensis isolate JHLJ2023 chromosome 6, CUHK_Ljap_v2, whole genome shotgun sequence DNA harbors:
- the LOC135468331 gene encoding solute carrier family 2, facilitated glucose transporter member 8-like: MMRMKGLVDDSQAAWFGSLMTVGAMFGGPLAGLLIEKYGRKRTMFLSSLPFAAGYVLILLADKGTLMYLFCGRLMTGLASGMVTVVVPVYIAEVSTKTLRGALGSGVQLSITIGILLAYSLGFALDLRPMACVGIICATLIAATSFFTPETPRYLLMRNQKAAALKSLHDLRGPHTDVQEECRDIEDALSPQEGVSWRDFSKAELYRPLQIAIGLMVFQQCSGINAIMFYTVSIFRSAGFKESGELATVLIGVVQVVATLLSLMVIERAGRRTLLLFGGALMTITCITFGWYYHAVSGVAESQLAAGNLAWLPIASLIIYMIGFSFGWGPIPMVLTSEIFPSQARGTACGISIFINWLCGFLVTKEFISLQAVLGPAMTFWLFAMFCFLSMVFVWRLVPETKGKSLEDIELYFLGRSLIRGV, encoded by the coding sequence ATGATGAGAATGAAAGGACTTGTCGACGACTCTCAGGCCGCTTGGTTCGGTTCTCTGATGACAGTCGGTGCAATGTTTGGCGGACCATTGGCTGGGTTGCTCATCGAGAAGTACGGGCGTAAGCGTACTATGTTTCTGTCGTCTTTGCCATTTGCCGCTGGGTACGTCTTGATACTTCTGGCTGATAAAGGAACACTGATGTACTTGTTTTGTGGTCGCCTGATGACTGGACTGGCCAGTGGAATGGTGACAGTGGTTGTGCCGGTTTACATCGCAGAGGTGTCCACCAAGACATTGCGGGGGGCGCTGGGCTCCGGTGTTCAGCTCTCTATCACCATTGGCATCCTGTTGGCTTACAGTCTGGGCTTTGCCTTGGACCTCCGGCCCATGGCCTGTGTTGGAATTATCTGTGCTACTTTGATCGCTGCCACCAGCTTTTTCACGCCAGAAACCCCAAGGTATCTGCTGATGAGAAACCAGAAGGCTGCTGCCCTCAAATCACTTCACGACTTGCGTGGCCCCCATACTGATGTTCAAGAGGAGTGTCGGGACATTGAAGATGCCCTTAGTCCCCAAGAAGGCGTCTCCTGGCGAGATTTCTCCAAAGCAGAACTCTATAGACCCCTTCAGATTGCCATTGGCCTGATGGTCTTTCAGCAGTGCAGTGGGATCAATGCCATCATGTTCTACACTGTATCAATCTTTAGGAGTGCCGGATTCAAGGAGTCTGGTGAACTAGCCACTGTTCTTATTGGTGTTGTGCAGGTGGTGGCCACGTTGCTGTCACTCATGGTGATTGAGCGTGCAGGGCGACGCACCTTGCTGCTGTTCGGAGGTGCGCTCATGACAATAACTTGCATTACATTTGGTTGGTACTATCACGCAGTGAGTGGTGTGGCTGAGTCTCAATTGGCTGCGGGTAACCTAGCGTGGTTACCTATCGCTAGCCTCATCATTTACATGATTGGATTTTCCTTTGGCTGGGGTCCCATCCCAATGGTACTGACATCTGAGATTTTCCCAAGCCAGGCCAGAGGCACTGCCTGCGGAATCTCCATCTTCATCAACTGGCTGTGTGGCTTTCTGGTTACCAAAGAGTTCATCAGCCTGCAGGCAGTGCTGGGTCCTGCCATGACATTCTGGCTGTTTGCCATGTTCTGTTTCCTCAGCATGGTGTTTGTTTGGAGACTCGTACCAGAAACCAAGGGCAAATCGCTAGAGGACATTGAATTGTACTTTCTGGGCAGGTCTCTGATTCGTGGGGTTTAG